The DNA window CGCACCGCACTCGGGCGTGAGTACGAATCGCGCGGACGGGTGTTCGTGGACGTGGAGTCCGCGGCTCGGGCATTGTCGAAGTGACGGGGGTGTGGAGATGGGCGAGCTGATACTGCAACTGCTTCCGGAGCTGGCGGGGATGGCCGTCACGCCGGCGGCGATCGCGGGTTGTGTGCTGCTGCTGCAGACCAAACGCGCTCTCGCGAACGCGTTCGCGTTCTTCGGTGCGTTCATGATCGCGTACACGGCCATCGGCGTCGCGGCGCTGCTCGGCGGTGCGACGCACGAGACCTCCCGCTCTGGTGCCGTCAGTCACTGGGCGGGTCTGGTCGTCGGCCTGGTCTTCCTCGCGTTCGGGATGTGGCAACTGATCCGCAGACGGTCGCCGTCGGACACGGGGCCGGAGTGGATGCAGCAACTCGCCGACGCCAAGCCGCGCGGCGCGTTCATCATGGGGGCCGCGCTGTCGATCGTGAACCCCAACCTGGCGATCATGATCTCCGGGATGACGGTGATCGCCGCGGCGGAGACCACCCCGGGCGCGGCGGTGTTCGGGACCGTGCTGCTGCTGTCGGCCGCGGCGCTCGACTTCCTGGTGCCGATCGCGGTCTACGCGGCGTTCGGGGACCGCGCGAAGAGCGCTCTCGGCGCCGTCAAGCAGTGGATGATCACGCACGAGCGGCCGCTCACGCTCACCGTCTTCTTCGGCTTCGGCGCTCTCTTCGTGGTGCGGAACCTCGTCGCGCTGCTGTGACCGTCAGGCCCGGATGGTGCGGCGGTCGTCCGCGAACGTCAGCGTCTCGTACGCGATCAGGGCGAGCAACACCGCGGTGAGGACGGCGAGCGACACCAGCGCGGGCAGGTGCCACGCCACCGGGATCAGCGCCGCGAGCACGACGGCCGTGACCGCGCGCGGAACACCGAGCGTGCCCACGCCGTACATCTTGAACACGACCAGCGCCGCGACGTACAGGGCCGCGCCGCCGAACAGTGCCACCAGCGGCCAGCCCTGCAGCGGATCGGTGAGCCGGTGATGGTTGCCGTCGCCGACGTAGTAGAGGACCTTCTTGAGGCCCAGCGAGAGCAACACGATGCCGATCACCATCGGCAGGTGCGCGTAGCTGTAGCAGCGCTGCGCGATCTGGATGCGGCGCCGGCCGCCGGCCGCCTCGAACGCGTGCTCCACCGTCAGCGACGTGACGTCGAAGTATGCCCACCACAGCAGGGACGACACCGTCAGCCCCAGCAGCGACGCCACCACAATGGCCCACGTGATGGGCAGGCTGGCGACACCGATCCCGATCGCGACGATGGACTCGCCGAGCGCGATGATCACGAACAGTCCGTGCCGTTCGGCGAAGTGGCTCACCGAGCGCAGACGCCAGTCGAGACCCCCGACGAGCGTGCCCAGGTAGTCCCCGGCCAGCGCGAGGAACCACATCACCGTCTGCCACGGCCCGGTCAGCTGGGAGGCGATGAGCAGGAAGGTGGTCCCGGCGAGCATCGACGGCACGAAGCGCTTGACCTGCCCGCGCAGTTGCGGGTCCTCCTTGCTGATCACCAGGAACACGAGGATGTGCAGCAGGCGGACCGTGAAGTAGCCGAGCGCGAACACCATCGGACCGTCCAGCCCACCGGGCAGGTCGTCGAACGCCTCCGGGATCGTGAGAGCGACGATGAACACCGCGGACATCGCCGCGAGCATCGCCAGCCGGACGATCCCCTCGTCGGCGCGCACGAGGTTCGCGACCCACGAGTACCCGACCCAGCTCCACCACAGCACCGCCATGACGAGGATGCCGTGCAGGAGATTGACGGCTGTGGGATCGTCGGCCATGAGATCGGTGACTCTGGTGATCGCGAAGACGAACACCAGGTCGAAGAACAGCTCGAGCGGCGAAACCGACGCCCGTTCCTCGGTGGGGCGGGTCGTCATTCGTCGGGTGATGTCCACAACGCTGATGCTGCCACCCGCGACCGGCGTGCGCCTCGAGGTGCCCGGTCAGGACGCCCTGCACCGGAACGGACACACGTCGGTAAGCTCGACAGCTGGATTTGCATCAACCCATCTATCCGGAGGTACACACGCGTGGCTCTCGTCGTCCAGAAGTACGGGGGATCCTCGGTCGCGAGCGCCGAGCGCATCCGACGCGTCGCTGAACGGATCGTCGAGACCAAGAAGGCGGGCAACGACGTCGTCGTGGTCGTCTCGGCGATGGGCGACACCACCGACGAGCTGCTCGACCTCGCGCAGCAGGTGTGCCCGGTGCCGCCGGCGCGCGAGATGGACATGCTGCTCACCTCGGGTGAGCGCATCTCGAACGCGCTCGTCGCGATGGCGATCCATTCCCTCGGTGCGCAGGCCCGTTCGTTCACGGGCTCGCAGGCCGGCGTGATCACCACCGGCAGCCACGGCAACGCCAAGATCATCGACGTCACGCCGGGCCGCGTGCGCGACGCGCTCGACGAGGGCTCGATCGTGCTGGTCGCCGGCTTCCAGGGCGTGAGCCAGGACAGCAAGGACGTCACCACCCTCGGCCGCGGCGGCTCGGACACCACCGCCGTCGCACTGGCCGCGGCGCTGAAGGCCGACGTGTGCGAGATCTACACCGACGTCGACGGCGTCTTCACCGCCGACCCGCGCATCGTGCCCGACGCACAGCGCCTCGACACCGTCTCCTTCGAGGAGATGCTGGAGATGGCCGCGTGCGGCGCCAAGGTCCTGATGCTGCGCTGCGTCGAGTACGCCCGCCGCTACAACGTGCCCGTGCACGTCCGCTCGTCATACACGACCAAGCCCGGAACGATCGTGTCCGGATCGATGGAGGACATTCCCGTGGAAGAAGCCCTGATCACCGGTGTTGCGCACGACCGCGGCGAGGCCAAGGTCACCGTCGTCGGCCTGCCCGATACGCCGGGCCACGCCGCGAAGGTCTTCCGGGCCATCGCCGAGGCGGAGATCAACATCGACATGGTCCTGCAGAACATCTCCAAGGTCGAGACCGGCAAGACCGACATCACCTTCACGCTGCCCAAGGCCGACGGCCCGCGCGCGGTGGAGAAGCTCACGGCGCTGCAGTCGGAGATCGGCTTCACGCAGATCCTGTTCGACGACCTCATCGGCAAGGTGTCGCTCGTCGGTGCCGGCATGAAGAGCCACCCGGGCGTCACCGCCAAGTTCTGCGAGGCCTTGGCCGACGCCGACGTCAACATCGACCTGATCTCGACGTCGGAGATCCGCATCTCGGTGCTGGTCAAGGACACGGATCTGGACGACGCCGTGCGCGCCATCCACGCAGCTTTCGACCTCGGCGGCGAGGAAGCGGCCGTCGTACACGCAGGAACGGGACGGTAACCAGTCATGACCACCATCGCTGTCGTCGGTGCGACCGGCCAGGTCGGCATCGTCATGCGCACCCTGCTCGAGGAGCGGGGTTTCCCGGCCGAGAAGGTCCGGTTCTTCGCGTCCGCGCGCTCGGCCGGCAAGAAGCTGCCGTTCCGCGGTGAGGAGA is part of the Rhodococcus sp. SGAir0479 genome and encodes:
- a CDS encoding GAP family protein, which produces MGELILQLLPELAGMAVTPAAIAGCVLLLQTKRALANAFAFFGAFMIAYTAIGVAALLGGATHETSRSGAVSHWAGLVVGLVFLAFGMWQLIRRRSPSDTGPEWMQQLADAKPRGAFIMGAALSIVNPNLAIMISGMTVIAAAETTPGAAVFGTVLLLSAAALDFLVPIAVYAAFGDRAKSALGAVKQWMITHERPLTLTVFFGFGALFVVRNLVALL
- a CDS encoding low temperature requirement protein A codes for the protein MTTRPTEERASVSPLELFFDLVFVFAITRVTDLMADDPTAVNLLHGILVMAVLWWSWVGYSWVANLVRADEGIVRLAMLAAMSAVFIVALTIPEAFDDLPGGLDGPMVFALGYFTVRLLHILVFLVISKEDPQLRGQVKRFVPSMLAGTTFLLIASQLTGPWQTVMWFLALAGDYLGTLVGGLDWRLRSVSHFAERHGLFVIIALGESIVAIGIGVASLPITWAIVVASLLGLTVSSLLWWAYFDVTSLTVEHAFEAAGGRRRIQIAQRCYSYAHLPMVIGIVLLSLGLKKVLYYVGDGNHHRLTDPLQGWPLVALFGGAALYVAALVVFKMYGVGTLGVPRAVTAVVLAALIPVAWHLPALVSLAVLTAVLLALIAYETLTFADDRRTIRA
- a CDS encoding aspartate kinase, which produces MALVVQKYGGSSVASAERIRRVAERIVETKKAGNDVVVVVSAMGDTTDELLDLAQQVCPVPPAREMDMLLTSGERISNALVAMAIHSLGAQARSFTGSQAGVITTGSHGNAKIIDVTPGRVRDALDEGSIVLVAGFQGVSQDSKDVTTLGRGGSDTTAVALAAALKADVCEIYTDVDGVFTADPRIVPDAQRLDTVSFEEMLEMAACGAKVLMLRCVEYARRYNVPVHVRSSYTTKPGTIVSGSMEDIPVEEALITGVAHDRGEAKVTVVGLPDTPGHAAKVFRAIAEAEINIDMVLQNISKVETGKTDITFTLPKADGPRAVEKLTALQSEIGFTQILFDDLIGKVSLVGAGMKSHPGVTAKFCEALADADVNIDLISTSEIRISVLVKDTDLDDAVRAIHAAFDLGGEEAAVVHAGTGR